One Aegilops tauschii subsp. strangulata cultivar AL8/78 chromosome 7, Aet v6.0, whole genome shotgun sequence genomic window carries:
- the LOC109751887 gene encoding cysteine-rich receptor-like protein kinase 44 isoform X1 — protein sequence MGDEAVLESILNGEMGPTHMPFALLERITENFSEERKIGQGGFALVYKGIYNGEDIAVKKFYDVQTLDNKHFENECDKLIKIKHPNIVRLVGYCYETQHKYVEYKGVLQFAHHICRILCFEYLQGGSLENHLNESRDHDWPTCYNIIEGTCEALNFLHKGYGSRVLHLDLKPGNILLDKYMGAKVADFGLSTSFNKTRITNTTTGTEYYMAPEFKSKRVISPKNDVYSLGIIIIEIMAGRIGYKIFSAMDDDPQELFIEQVITNWRGRINATTSPFPSAELDQVETCIKIAIKCVDLNRKNRPTVAEILAAMQKTEKRFLAEWRNHAEFHVDESLPIPTKSESRGGSGGEVVDIKEHPWRLHSLTISYQGLIDAFSFSYIDQYGEKQHVGPWGEQHSYHKTETIRFSPSEFVEEVSGAYGSHFENLLVTSLTFVTNVRTYGPFGNPNHQNVAAAPLKFMADEGSSIVAFHGRSGSHLFSIGVYMYPNNKRKGRTLLAPVIPDGEVLCASFVCIGNYR from the exons ATGGGGGATGAAGCTGTGCTGGAGAGTATACTTAACGGAGAAATGGGGCCGACACATATGCCATTTGCACTTTTAGAGCGCATCACGGAGAATTTCTCCGAGGAGAGAAAAATTGGCCAGGGTGGATTTGCGTTGGTCTACAAG GGAATTTACAATGGAGAAGACATTGCTGTGAAAAAGTTTTATGATGTGCAAACACTTGACAACAAGCATTTTGAGAATGAATGTGATAAGCTTATAAAGATCAAACATCCAAATATTGTACGGTTAGTTGGCTATTGTTACGAAACACAACACAAATATGTAGAGTACAAAGGTGTTTTGCAGTTTGCTCATCACATATGCCGAATTCTCTGCTTTGAGTACCTGCAGGGAGGAAGCCTAGAAAATCACCTTAATG AATCTCGTGACCATGACTGGCCGACATGTTACAATATAATAGAGGGGACATGTGAAGCTTTAAATTTCCTTCACAAGGGATATGGATCACGAGTTCTTCACCTGGATCTAAAACCCGGGAACATACTACTGGATAAGTACATGGGGGCAAAAGTTGCAGACTTTGGATTGTCAACGTCCTTCAATAAAACCCGTATCACAAATACAACTACAGGAACAGA GTATTATATGGCACCAGAGTTCAAGTCTAAAAGGGTGATCTCACCTAAGAATGATGTTTACAGTTTAGGGATTATAATCATAGAGATAATGGCTGGACGTATAGGCTACAAAATTTTCAGTGCAATGGATGATGACCCACAGGAATTATTTATTGAGCAG GTAATTACAAATTGGCGCGGACGGATAAATGCAACAACATCACCATTCCCATCAGCAGAATTAGATCAAGTGGAGACATGCATCAAAATAGCAATAAAATGTGTGGATCTTAATAGAAAGAATAGACCCACTGTAGCAGAAATTTTGGCTGCCATGCAGAAGACAGAAAAAAGGTTTCTGGCGGAATGGAGGAATCACGCAGAATTTCATGTGGACGAG AGCTTGCCCATTCCCACTAAGAGTGAATCAAGAGGTGGAAGTGGAGGTGAAGTTGTTGACATCAAAGAACATCCTTGGCGTCTGCATAGTCTGACGATTAGCTACCAAGGGTTAATCGACGCCTTCTCGTTTTCTTACATTGACCAATATGGGGAGAAGCAACATGTAGGTCCTTGGGGCGAACAACACAGTTACCACAAAACTGAAACG ATCCGCTTCAGCCCTTCGGAGTTTGTAGAGGAAGTATCTGGAGCTTACGGGAGTCATTTCGAAAACCTTCTTGTGACGTCCCTTACATTTGTCACGAACGTCAGAACCTACGGACCTTTCGGAAATCCTAATCATCAAAATGTGGCAGCAGCTCCTCTCAAGTTCATGGCTGACGAGGGCAGCAGCATCGTGGCGTTCCATGGTAGATCTGGTAGCCATCTCTTTTCGATAGGTGTTTACATG TATCCCAACAATAAGAGGAAGGGCAGAACTCTTTTGGCACCGGTGATTCCTGACGGCGAGGTACTGTGCGCATCATTTGTTTGCATAGGAAATTATCGCTAA
- the LOC109751887 gene encoding cysteine-rich receptor-like protein kinase 44 isoform X2 yields MGDEAVLESILNGEMGPTHMPFALLERITENFSEERKIGQGGFALVYKGIYNGEDIAVKKFYDVQTLDNKHFENECDKLIKIKHPNIVRLVGYCYETQHKYVEYKGVLQFAHHICRILCFEYLQGGSLENHLNESRDHDWPTCYNIIEGTCEALNFLHKGYGSRVLHLDLKPGNILLDKYMGAKVADFGLSTSFNKTRITNTTTGTDLGIIIIEIMAGRIGYKIFSAMDDDPQELFIEQVITNWRGRINATTSPFPSAELDQVETCIKIAIKCVDLNRKNRPTVAEILAAMQKTEKRFLAEWRNHAEFHVDESLPIPTKSESRGGSGGEVVDIKEHPWRLHSLTISYQGLIDAFSFSYIDQYGEKQHVGPWGEQHSYHKTETIRFSPSEFVEEVSGAYGSHFENLLVTSLTFVTNVRTYGPFGNPNHQNVAAAPLKFMADEGSSIVAFHGRSGSHLFSIGVYMYPNNKRKGRTLLAPVIPDGEVLCASFVCIGNYR; encoded by the exons ATGGGGGATGAAGCTGTGCTGGAGAGTATACTTAACGGAGAAATGGGGCCGACACATATGCCATTTGCACTTTTAGAGCGCATCACGGAGAATTTCTCCGAGGAGAGAAAAATTGGCCAGGGTGGATTTGCGTTGGTCTACAAG GGAATTTACAATGGAGAAGACATTGCTGTGAAAAAGTTTTATGATGTGCAAACACTTGACAACAAGCATTTTGAGAATGAATGTGATAAGCTTATAAAGATCAAACATCCAAATATTGTACGGTTAGTTGGCTATTGTTACGAAACACAACACAAATATGTAGAGTACAAAGGTGTTTTGCAGTTTGCTCATCACATATGCCGAATTCTCTGCTTTGAGTACCTGCAGGGAGGAAGCCTAGAAAATCACCTTAATG AATCTCGTGACCATGACTGGCCGACATGTTACAATATAATAGAGGGGACATGTGAAGCTTTAAATTTCCTTCACAAGGGATATGGATCACGAGTTCTTCACCTGGATCTAAAACCCGGGAACATACTACTGGATAAGTACATGGGGGCAAAAGTTGCAGACTTTGGATTGTCAACGTCCTTCAATAAAACCCGTATCACAAATACAACTACAGGAACAGA TTTAGGGATTATAATCATAGAGATAATGGCTGGACGTATAGGCTACAAAATTTTCAGTGCAATGGATGATGACCCACAGGAATTATTTATTGAGCAG GTAATTACAAATTGGCGCGGACGGATAAATGCAACAACATCACCATTCCCATCAGCAGAATTAGATCAAGTGGAGACATGCATCAAAATAGCAATAAAATGTGTGGATCTTAATAGAAAGAATAGACCCACTGTAGCAGAAATTTTGGCTGCCATGCAGAAGACAGAAAAAAGGTTTCTGGCGGAATGGAGGAATCACGCAGAATTTCATGTGGACGAG AGCTTGCCCATTCCCACTAAGAGTGAATCAAGAGGTGGAAGTGGAGGTGAAGTTGTTGACATCAAAGAACATCCTTGGCGTCTGCATAGTCTGACGATTAGCTACCAAGGGTTAATCGACGCCTTCTCGTTTTCTTACATTGACCAATATGGGGAGAAGCAACATGTAGGTCCTTGGGGCGAACAACACAGTTACCACAAAACTGAAACG ATCCGCTTCAGCCCTTCGGAGTTTGTAGAGGAAGTATCTGGAGCTTACGGGAGTCATTTCGAAAACCTTCTTGTGACGTCCCTTACATTTGTCACGAACGTCAGAACCTACGGACCTTTCGGAAATCCTAATCATCAAAATGTGGCAGCAGCTCCTCTCAAGTTCATGGCTGACGAGGGCAGCAGCATCGTGGCGTTCCATGGTAGATCTGGTAGCCATCTCTTTTCGATAGGTGTTTACATG TATCCCAACAATAAGAGGAAGGGCAGAACTCTTTTGGCACCGGTGATTCCTGACGGCGAGGTACTGTGCGCATCATTTGTTTGCATAGGAAATTATCGCTAA